In Salmonella enterica subsp. enterica serovar Typhimurium str. LT2, a single window of DNA contains:
- the gltS gene encoding GltS family glutamate transport protein (similar to E. coli glutamate transport (AAC76677.1); Blastp hit to AAC76677.1 (401 aa), 92% identity in aa 1 - 401) has product MFELDTLSTLVAATLVLLLGRKLVQSVSLLKKYTIPEPVAGGLLVAVALLVLKKSVGWEVNFDMTLRDPLMLAFFATIGLNANLASLRKGGRVVGVFLVVVVGLLLMQNAIGIGMASLLGLDPLMGLIAGSITLSGGHGTGAAWSKLFVERYGFASATEVAMACATFGLVLGGLIGGPVARYLVKHSTTPDGMPDDQAVPTAFEKPDVGRMITSLVLIETIALIAICLTVGKIVAQLLAGTVLELPVFVCVLFVGVILSNGLALVGFYRVFERAVSVLGNVSLSLFLAMALMSLKLWELASLALPMLAILVVQTIFMALYAIFVTWRMMGKNYDAAVLAAGHCGFGLGATPTAIANMQAITDRFGPSHMAFLVVPMVGAFFIDIVNALVIKLYLMLPMFAG; this is encoded by the coding sequence ATGTTTGAACTCGATACCTTATCGACCCTTGTCGCCGCCACGCTGGTGCTGCTACTGGGTCGCAAGCTGGTCCAGTCTGTCTCCTTATTGAAGAAATATACGATTCCGGAACCGGTGGCGGGGGGATTACTGGTCGCGGTTGCTCTGCTGGTACTGAAAAAAAGCGTCGGTTGGGAGGTCAACTTTGATATGACCCTGCGCGATCCGTTGATGCTGGCGTTTTTCGCGACGATCGGCCTTAACGCTAACCTTGCCAGCCTGCGCAAGGGGGGACGCGTTGTTGGCGTCTTCCTGGTCGTCGTGGTCGGATTACTGCTGATGCAGAATGCCATCGGTATCGGCATGGCGAGTCTGTTGGGGCTGGACCCGTTAATGGGGCTGATTGCCGGGTCAATTACGCTGTCCGGCGGACACGGTACCGGCGCGGCGTGGAGTAAACTGTTTGTCGAACGTTATGGTTTTGCCAGTGCCACCGAAGTTGCGATGGCATGTGCAACCTTTGGCCTGGTGCTGGGCGGGTTGATTGGCGGCCCGGTAGCGCGTTATCTGGTGAAACACTCCACCACGCCGGATGGAATGCCTGACGATCAGGCCGTGCCGACAGCCTTTGAAAAGCCGGATGTGGGCCGTATGATCACCTCTCTGGTGCTAATCGAAACCATCGCCCTGATTGCTATCTGTTTGACCGTGGGCAAAATCGTAGCGCAGCTACTGGCGGGAACGGTGCTTGAACTGCCGGTCTTCGTTTGTGTGCTATTTGTTGGGGTGATCCTCAGCAATGGCCTGGCGCTGGTGGGTTTTTATCGCGTATTTGAGCGTGCTGTTTCGGTGCTGGGGAACGTGAGTTTGTCACTGTTTCTGGCAATGGCGCTGATGAGCCTGAAGCTGTGGGAACTGGCGTCACTGGCGCTGCCGATGCTGGCGATTCTGGTGGTACAGACCATCTTCATGGCGCTGTACGCGATCTTCGTCACCTGGCGCATGATGGGGAAAAACTATGATGCGGCGGTGCTGGCGGCGGGTCACTGCGGTTTTGGCCTTGGCGCAACGCCGACCGCCATTGCTAATATGCAGGCGATTACCGACCGTTTTGGCCCCTCGCATATGGCGTTCCTGGTGGTGCCGATGGTCGGCGCGTTCTTTATCGATATCGTCAATGCGTTGGTGATCAAGCTGTACCTGATGCTGCCAATGTTTGCCGGATAA
- the yicE gene encoding putative NCS2 family purine/xanthine transport protein (similar to E. coli putative transport protein (AAC76678.1); Blastp hit to AAC76678.1 (463 aa), 95% identity in aa 1 - 462), with protein sequence MSVNAIEPADAQPVAQTQNSELIYRLEDRPPLPQTLFAACQHLLAMFVAVITPALLICQALGLPAQDTQHIISMSLFASGVASIIQIKAWGPVGSGLLSIQGTSFNFVAPLIMGGTALKTGGADVPTMMAALFGTLMLASCTEMVLSRILHLARRIITPLVSGVVVMIIGLSLIQVGLTSIGGGYAAMSDNTFGAPKNLLLAGVVLAIIILLNRQRNPYLRVASLVIAMAAGYLLAWFMGMLPENNAPVSQDILMVPTPLYYGLGIDWNLLLPLMLVFMITSLETIGDITATSDVSEQPVSGPLYMKRLKGGVLANGLNSFVSAVFNTFPNSCFGQNNGVIQLTGVASRYVGFVVALMLIVLGLFPAVSGFVQHIPEPVLGGATLVMFGTIAASGVRIVSREPLNRRAILIIALSLAVGLGVSQQPQILQFAPEWVKNLLSSGIAAGGITAIVLNLILPPEKP encoded by the coding sequence ATGTCCGTTAACGCCATCGAGCCGGCAGATGCGCAACCGGTTGCGCAGACGCAAAACAGCGAATTAATTTACCGTCTTGAAGATCGCCCGCCGCTCCCTCAAACCCTTTTTGCCGCTTGTCAGCATCTGCTGGCCATGTTTGTCGCGGTAATCACGCCAGCGCTGTTAATCTGCCAGGCGTTGGGTTTACCGGCGCAGGATACGCAGCACATTATCAGCATGTCGCTGTTCGCCTCCGGCGTAGCCTCTATTATTCAAATCAAAGCGTGGGGGCCGGTAGGATCGGGGCTGTTATCCATCCAGGGAACCAGTTTTAACTTTGTCGCCCCGCTGATTATGGGCGGTACCGCGCTGAAAACCGGCGGCGCGGACGTCCCGACGATGATGGCGGCGCTGTTCGGCACGCTGATGCTGGCAAGCTGCACCGAGATGGTGCTTTCTCGCATTCTACATCTGGCGCGCCGGATTATCACGCCGTTAGTCTCCGGCGTCGTGGTGATGATTATTGGCCTGTCGCTGATTCAGGTGGGGCTAACTTCCATCGGCGGCGGCTATGCCGCCATGAGCGACAACACCTTTGGCGCACCGAAAAACCTGTTACTGGCCGGCGTCGTCCTGGCCATTATCATCCTGCTGAATCGGCAGCGTAATCCCTACCTGCGCGTGGCTTCTTTGGTTATTGCCATGGCGGCAGGCTATCTTTTGGCCTGGTTTATGGGCATGTTGCCTGAGAATAACGCGCCGGTCTCACAGGACATCCTGATGGTGCCGACCCCGCTGTATTATGGTCTGGGCATTGACTGGAACCTGTTACTGCCGTTGATGCTGGTCTTTATGATTACGTCGCTGGAGACCATCGGCGACATCACCGCCACCTCTGATGTCTCCGAGCAGCCGGTATCCGGCCCCTTGTACATGAAACGGCTAAAGGGCGGCGTACTGGCTAACGGCCTGAACTCATTTGTTTCAGCGGTATTTAATACGTTCCCGAATTCCTGTTTCGGTCAGAACAACGGCGTCATTCAGTTGACCGGCGTCGCCAGTCGCTATGTGGGATTTGTCGTCGCGCTGATGCTGATTGTACTCGGCCTGTTCCCGGCGGTAAGCGGTTTTGTGCAGCATATCCCGGAACCGGTGCTCGGCGGCGCCACGTTGGTGATGTTCGGCACCATTGCCGCCTCCGGGGTGCGTATTGTCTCGCGTGAGCCACTGAACCGCCGCGCGATTCTGATTATCGCCCTGTCGCTGGCCGTGGGTCTTGGCGTCTCGCAACAGCCGCAGATCCTGCAGTTCGCGCCGGAATGGGTGAAAAATCTGCTCTCATCCGGAATTGCCGCTGGCGGCATCACGGCTATCGTGCTGAACCTGATTCTCCCGCCGGAAAAACCGTAA
- the yicH gene encoding putative inner membrane protein (similar to E. coli orf, hypothetical protein (AAC76679.1); Blastp hit to AAC76679.1 (569 aa), 80% identity in aa 1 - 567), whose product MKLIGRLLLYVLIACLVVIFGFYFLLQTRWGADHVSNWVSENSGYHLTFDVMDHRFSAPSHLLLENVTFGRDGQPATLVAKTVDIGLSIRQLTAPLHVDTILLQDGTLNISVQTAPFPFEADRLQLRNMALNSPGSEWRLSAQRVNGGVMPWRPEAGRVLGNKAQIQLSAGSLTLNDVPATNVLIEGSIDHNQVMLNTVGADMARGALTGVARRNADGSWVVENLRLNDIRLQSDKSLSEFFAPLTTVPSLQISRLEVTDSSLQGPDWAVTDLDLSLRNLTLRKEDWQSQEGKLSMNASEFIYGSLHLLDPILNAEFSPQGVALRQFTTRWEGGMVRTSGAWLREGKALILDDTAIAGLEYTLPENWKQLWMKPLPDWLNSLTLKKFSASRNLVIDIDPAFPWQITALDGYGANLELVQHHQWGVWSGNATLNAAAATFNRVDVRRPSLSLTANASTVNISDLSAFTGKGILEATASVSQLPQRQTQISLNGRGVPMDVLQQWGWPALPIAGDGNIQLTASGNIQADAPLKPTVNGQLHAVNAQKQQITQTMQAGVVSGGEVTSTEPTL is encoded by the coding sequence ATGAAATTGATTGGGAGGTTGCTTCTCTACGTGCTGATCGCCTGTTTAGTGGTGATTTTCGGCTTTTATTTTCTGCTGCAAACGCGCTGGGGCGCAGATCATGTCAGCAACTGGGTATCAGAGAACAGCGGTTATCACCTCACATTCGACGTGATGGATCATCGTTTTTCCGCCCCATCCCATCTTTTACTGGAGAATGTGACCTTTGGTCGTGATGGTCAGCCTGCTACCCTGGTCGCGAAAACCGTAGATATCGGTCTGAGCATTCGCCAGTTAACCGCGCCGCTGCATGTCGACACGATTCTGTTACAGGACGGCACGCTGAATATTTCAGTGCAAACCGCCCCTTTCCCGTTTGAGGCCGACCGCCTGCAACTTCGCAATATGGCGCTCAATAGCCCCGGTAGCGAATGGCGATTGAGCGCCCAGCGCGTTAACGGCGGCGTTATGCCCTGGCGCCCCGAGGCCGGTCGGGTATTGGGCAATAAAGCCCAGATCCAACTGAGCGCTGGTTCGCTGACGTTAAACGACGTTCCCGCCACGAATGTGCTTATTGAAGGCAGTATCGACCATAATCAGGTGATGTTAAACACCGTCGGCGCCGATATGGCGCGCGGAGCGTTAACCGGCGTCGCCCGGCGTAACGCTGATGGTAGTTGGGTCGTTGAAAATCTGCGGCTGAATGATATTCGGTTACAAAGCGATAAATCCCTGAGCGAGTTTTTCGCGCCGCTTACTACGGTTCCATCTTTGCAGATTAGTCGTCTTGAAGTGACGGACTCCAGCCTGCAAGGACCAGACTGGGCAGTCACCGATCTTGACCTGAGTTTGCGCAATCTGACTCTGCGCAAAGAAGACTGGCAAAGCCAGGAAGGTAAATTATCGATGAATGCCAGCGAGTTTATTTACGGCTCACTGCACTTGCTCGATCCAATCCTGAACGCCGAATTTTCACCACAGGGCGTTGCGCTACGCCAGTTCACTACCCGCTGGGAAGGCGGTATGGTCAGAACTTCCGGCGCCTGGTTACGCGAAGGCAAAGCGCTTATTCTGGACGATACCGCTATCGCCGGGCTGGAGTATACGCTGCCGGAAAACTGGAAGCAGTTATGGATGAAGCCGCTGCCCGACTGGTTGAACAGCCTGACGCTGAAAAAATTCAGCGCCAGCCGCAATCTGGTGATTGATATCGACCCGGCCTTCCCGTGGCAAATCACCGCTCTGGACGGCTACGGCGCAAACCTGGAGCTGGTACAACATCATCAATGGGGCGTCTGGAGCGGCAATGCGACCCTCAACGCCGCAGCGGCAACCTTTAACCGTGTGGACGTGCGCCGCCCGTCGCTGTCGTTGACGGCTAATGCCAGCACGGTCAACATCAGCGATCTGAGCGCGTTTACTGGAAAAGGGATACTGGAAGCCACTGCCAGCGTATCGCAACTGCCGCAGCGTCAGACGCAAATCAGCCTGAACGGACGCGGCGTACCAATGGATGTGCTACAGCAGTGGGGCTGGCCGGCATTACCGATTGCTGGCGATGGCAATATTCAGCTCACGGCCAGCGGCAATATTCAGGCCGATGCGCCGTTGAAACCGACGGTAAACGGGCAATTACACGCGGTCAACGCACAAAAGCAGCAGATAACACAGACGATGCAAGCGGGCGTGGTGTCCGGCGGGGAAGTTACGTCAACGGAGCCAACGCTGTAA
- the yicI gene encoding putative alpha-xylosidase (similar to E. coli orf, hypothetical protein (AAC76680.1); Blastp hit to AAC76680.1 (772 aa), 88% identity in aa 1 - 772) — protein sequence MKISDGNWLIQPGLNLIHPVQVFDVEQHGNEMVIYAAPRDVRERTWQLDTPLFTLRFFSPQEGVIGVRMEHFQGALDNGPHYPLNVLQDINVEMQNNAEFAELKSGSLSVRVTKGEIWSLDFLRNGVRITGSQLKNNGYVQDTNSGRNYMFERLDLGVGDTVYGLGERFTALVRNGQTVETWNRDGGTSTEQSYKNIPFYITNRGYGVLVNHPQCVSFEIGSEKVSKVQFSVESEYLEYFVIDGPTPKDVLNRYTQFTGRPALPPAWSFGLWLTTSFTTNYDEATVNSFIDGMAERNLPLHVFHFDCFWMKAFQWCDFEWDPVTFPDPKGMIRRLKAKGLKVCVWINPYIGQKSPVFQELKEKGYLLKRPDGSLWQWDKWQPGLAIYDFTNPQACEWYADKLKGLVEMGVDCFKTDFGERIPTDVQWFDGSDPQKMHNHYAYIYNELVWNVLKETVGVEEAVLFARSASVGAQQFPVHWGGDCYANYESMAESLRGGLSIGLSGFGFWSHDIGGFENTAPAHVYKRWCAFGLLSSHSRLHGSKSYRVPWAYDDESCDVVRFFTEQKCRMMPYLYREAARANEAGTPMMRAMMLEFPDDPACDYLDRQYMLGDAVMVAPVFSEAGDVEFYLPEGRWTHLWRNDEVQGSRWHKQQHDFLSLPVYVRDNTLLALGNNSQKPDYAWHEGTAFQLFHLDDGCEAVCEVPATDGSTIFTLQAKRTGNTITVSGEGKARNWTLCLRNITQISGTKCGSYAGSELGVVVTPQGNEVVITL from the coding sequence ATGAAAATTAGCGACGGAAACTGGCTGATCCAGCCTGGCCTTAATTTGATTCACCCGGTTCAGGTGTTCGACGTTGAACAGCACGGGAATGAGATGGTGATCTATGCCGCGCCGCGTGATGTCCGCGAACGAACCTGGCAACTGGATACCCCGTTGTTTACCCTACGCTTTTTCTCGCCGCAGGAAGGAGTGATAGGTGTACGGATGGAACACTTCCAGGGCGCTTTGGATAACGGCCCACATTATCCGCTCAATGTCTTGCAAGATATCAACGTGGAGATGCAGAACAACGCCGAATTTGCCGAACTCAAGAGCGGCAGCCTGAGCGTGCGCGTCACCAAAGGCGAGATCTGGTCACTGGATTTTCTGCGTAACGGTGTACGTATCACCGGTAGTCAGTTGAAAAATAACGGCTATGTGCAGGACACCAATAGCGGGCGCAACTACATGTTCGAGCGTCTGGATCTCGGCGTGGGCGACACCGTCTACGGGCTTGGCGAGCGCTTTACCGCGCTGGTGCGTAACGGTCAGACGGTGGAGACCTGGAACCGCGACGGCGGCACCAGCACCGAGCAATCGTACAAGAATATCCCGTTCTATATCACCAACCGTGGCTACGGTGTGCTGGTGAATCATCCGCAGTGCGTGTCGTTTGAAATTGGCTCCGAGAAAGTCTCCAAAGTTCAGTTCAGCGTCGAGAGCGAGTATCTGGAATACTTCGTCATCGACGGCCCGACCCCGAAAGACGTGCTGAACCGCTATACCCAATTTACGGGTCGTCCGGCGCTGCCGCCCGCCTGGTCGTTTGGCCTGTGGCTGACCACCTCATTCACCACCAACTACGACGAAGCGACCGTTAACAGTTTTATCGACGGTATGGCCGAGCGCAATCTGCCGCTGCACGTCTTCCACTTCGACTGTTTCTGGATGAAGGCCTTCCAGTGGTGCGATTTTGAATGGGACCCGGTGACTTTCCCCGATCCGAAAGGGATGATTCGCCGCCTGAAAGCGAAAGGGCTGAAAGTCTGCGTGTGGATTAACCCCTACATCGGCCAGAAATCCCCGGTCTTCCAGGAGCTGAAAGAGAAAGGATATTTGCTAAAACGCCCGGACGGCTCCTTGTGGCAGTGGGATAAATGGCAGCCGGGACTGGCGATTTACGACTTCACCAACCCGCAAGCCTGCGAATGGTATGCCGACAAGCTGAAGGGCCTGGTGGAGATGGGAGTGGACTGCTTCAAAACTGACTTCGGCGAACGCATTCCAACGGATGTGCAGTGGTTTGATGGTTCAGATCCACAGAAAATGCACAACCATTATGCCTACATCTACAACGAACTGGTGTGGAACGTGCTGAAAGAGACCGTCGGCGTTGAAGAGGCGGTGCTGTTCGCCCGTTCCGCCTCGGTGGGCGCGCAACAGTTCCCGGTGCACTGGGGCGGCGACTGCTACGCCAACTACGAATCGATGGCGGAAAGCCTGCGCGGCGGGCTGTCCATCGGCCTGTCAGGGTTTGGCTTCTGGAGTCATGATATTGGCGGATTCGAGAATACCGCGCCGGCGCATGTCTACAAGCGGTGGTGCGCATTCGGCTTGCTCTCCAGCCACAGCCGCCTGCACGGTAGCAAATCCTACCGGGTTCCGTGGGCCTATGACGACGAGTCCTGTGACGTGGTGCGCTTCTTCACTGAACAGAAGTGCCGGATGATGCCGTATCTGTATCGGGAAGCGGCGCGTGCCAACGAAGCCGGTACGCCAATGATGCGGGCGATGATGCTGGAGTTCCCGGACGATCCGGCGTGTGATTATCTTGATCGCCAGTACATGCTGGGAGATGCGGTCATGGTAGCGCCGGTATTTAGTGAAGCGGGCGACGTGGAGTTCTACCTGCCAGAAGGCCGCTGGACGCACCTGTGGCGCAACGATGAAGTGCAGGGCAGCCGCTGGCATAAACAGCAGCATGACTTCCTGAGTCTGCCAGTGTACGTGCGTGACAATACACTACTGGCGCTGGGCAACAATAGCCAGAAGCCCGATTACGCCTGGCATGAGGGTACGGCCTTCCAGTTATTCCATCTGGATGACGGCTGCGAAGCGGTCTGCGAAGTCCCTGCTACGGATGGTTCGACAATCTTTACGCTGCAGGCGAAACGCACAGGCAATACCATTACGGTGAGCGGCGAAGGCAAGGCGCGCAACTGGACGCTGTGTCTGCGTAATATTACGCAGATTAGCGGTACCAAATGCGGCTCATATGCGGGAAGTGAACTGGGCGTAGTGGTCACCCCGCAGGGAAATGAAGTGGTGATTACGCTTTAA
- a CDS encoding putative cytoplasmic protein codes for MKKRCRQPETLRERCRHIFGDEPPVLNVWEAEFDYADAELQALAATDWRQITDWHLSVYYVLNLVYHEPMQPELFRYLFPLCLACWRETLLTHGYGDHFEESFLRALRRPYLWREMMDAAQRQQVRHFLLETMLARINHERGFNSPLTWLDTFNVLGGIAPFIRSLWNQWWLLDTPGKAVCALQYAAHLIYPVEVNPLWPEGSWQWQPPLGATEEPWLENNLAFLTRQLTSEMILDGVQKAAEMLRDEPESAMATRISRDALAAQDVIAIQIEDLLLALSRGE; via the coding sequence ATGAAAAAACGTTGCCGTCAACCTGAAACCCTGCGTGAACGCTGCCGTCATATTTTTGGCGATGAGCCGCCGGTTCTTAACGTGTGGGAAGCGGAGTTTGACTATGCCGATGCTGAGTTGCAGGCGCTGGCGGCGACGGACTGGCGGCAGATTACCGATTGGCATCTGAGCGTTTATTATGTGCTGAATCTGGTTTACCACGAACCGATGCAGCCGGAATTGTTTCGTTATCTGTTTCCGCTGTGCCTTGCCTGTTGGCGCGAAACGCTGTTAACCCATGGCTATGGCGATCACTTCGAGGAGTCTTTCCTGCGTGCGTTACGGCGGCCTTATCTCTGGCGGGAAATGATGGATGCCGCTCAGCGTCAGCAGGTACGGCATTTTTTGCTGGAGACCATGCTGGCGCGAATCAATCACGAGCGCGGTTTCAACTCTCCGCTGACCTGGCTGGATACCTTCAATGTTCTCGGCGGCATTGCGCCGTTTATCCGTTCGCTCTGGAATCAGTGGTGGTTACTGGATACGCCGGGTAAAGCGGTATGCGCGTTGCAGTACGCCGCACATTTAATTTATCCGGTAGAGGTTAACCCGCTTTGGCCAGAAGGCTCGTGGCAGTGGCAACCGCCATTAGGTGCGACGGAAGAACCGTGGTTGGAAAATAATCTGGCGTTTTTAACCCGGCAGTTAACGTCGGAGATGATCCTCGACGGGGTGCAGAAGGCGGCGGAAATGCTGCGGGACGAGCCGGAGAGTGCGATGGCAACGCGTATCTCGCGCGATGCCCTGGCAGCCCAGGACGTTATCGCTATCCAGATTGAGGATCTTCTGTTGGCTCTGTCGCGCGGCGAATAG
- the recG gene encoding DNA helicase (resolution of Holliday junctions; branch migration; similar to E. coli DNA helicase, resolution of Holliday junctions, branch migration (AAC76676.1); Blastp hit to AAC76676.1 (693 aa), 94% identity in aa 1 - 693), with amino-acid sequence MSGRLLDAVPLNSLTGVGAAQSSKLAKIGLHTVQDLLLHLPLRYEDRTHLYPIGELLPGIYATVEGEVLNCNITFGGRRMMTCQISDGSGILTMRFFNFNAAMKNSLATGRRVLAYGEAKRGKYGAEMIHPEYRLQGDLSTPELQETLTPVYPTTEGVKQATLRKLTDQALELLDTCAIAELLPPELAQGMMSLPEALRTLHRPPPTLQLADLETGKHPAQRRLILEELLAHNLSMLALRAGAQRYHAQPLSTNNILKDKLLASLPFKPTSAQARVVAEIERDMALDVPMMRLVQGDVGSGKTLVAALAALRAIAHGKQVALMAPTELLAEQHANNFRNWFEPLGVEVGWLAGKQKGKARQAQQEAIASGQVQMIVGTHAIFQEQVQFNGLALVIIDEQHRFGVHQRLALWEKGQQQGFHPHQLIMTATPIPRTLAMTAYADLDTSVIDELPPGRTPVTTVAIPDTRRHEIIDRVRNACTTEGRQAYWVCTLIEESDLLEAQAAEATWEELKLALPELNIGLVHGRMKPAEKQAVMQAFKQGELHLLVATTVIEVGVDVPNASLMIIENPERLGLAQLHQLRGRVGRGAVASHCVLLYKSPLSKTAQKRLQVLRDSNDGFVIAQKDLEIRGPGELLGTRQTGNAEFKVADLLRDQAMIPEVQRIARHIHERYPQQAQALIERWMPETERYSNA; translated from the coding sequence ATGTCAGGCCGCTTGTTAGACGCTGTTCCGCTCAATTCCCTGACAGGCGTCGGCGCAGCGCAAAGCAGTAAACTGGCGAAAATTGGCCTGCACACCGTGCAGGACCTCCTGCTCCACCTCCCTCTGCGTTACGAAGACCGCACCCATCTCTACCCCATTGGCGAACTGCTGCCTGGCATCTACGCCACCGTTGAAGGCGAAGTGCTGAACTGCAATATCACTTTCGGCGGTCGTCGGATGATGACCTGCCAGATTAGCGACGGTTCCGGCATTCTTACCATGCGCTTTTTCAATTTTAACGCAGCGATGAAAAACAGCCTGGCGACGGGACGACGTGTGCTGGCCTACGGGGAAGCGAAGCGCGGCAAGTATGGCGCAGAGATGATCCATCCGGAATATCGCCTGCAGGGCGATCTCAGCACGCCGGAACTTCAGGAAACGCTCACCCCCGTCTATCCGACCACCGAGGGCGTGAAGCAAGCGACACTGCGCAAGCTTACCGATCAGGCGCTGGAGTTGCTCGACACCTGCGCCATTGCCGAACTACTGCCGCCGGAACTGGCGCAGGGTATGATGAGCCTGCCGGAGGCGCTACGTACCTTGCATCGCCCGCCGCCGACGCTCCAGCTCGCCGATTTAGAAACCGGCAAACACCCGGCGCAGCGGCGGCTTATTCTTGAAGAGCTACTGGCGCATAATCTCAGTATGCTGGCGCTTCGCGCAGGCGCGCAGCGCTACCACGCTCAGCCGCTAAGTACCAACAACATATTGAAAGACAAGCTGCTGGCGTCGTTGCCGTTTAAACCCACCAGCGCGCAGGCGCGGGTGGTAGCAGAGATCGAACGTGATATGGCGCTGGATGTGCCGATGATGCGTCTGGTTCAGGGCGACGTGGGTTCCGGTAAAACGTTGGTTGCGGCGCTTGCCGCCTTGCGCGCTATTGCCCACGGTAAGCAGGTGGCGCTGATGGCGCCGACCGAATTGCTGGCTGAACAGCACGCAAATAATTTCCGCAACTGGTTCGAACCGTTGGGCGTTGAAGTGGGTTGGCTGGCCGGTAAGCAAAAAGGTAAAGCGCGTCAGGCGCAGCAAGAGGCTATTGCCAGCGGTCAGGTGCAGATGATTGTCGGCACCCACGCTATCTTCCAGGAACAGGTGCAGTTTAACGGGCTGGCGCTGGTTATTATCGATGAGCAGCACCGCTTTGGCGTCCACCAGCGGCTGGCATTGTGGGAAAAAGGCCAGCAGCAGGGCTTTCATCCGCATCAGTTGATTATGACCGCAACGCCCATTCCGCGCACCCTGGCGATGACTGCCTACGCCGATCTCGATACCTCGGTGATTGACGAGCTACCGCCGGGCCGTACCCCTGTCACTACCGTTGCGATTCCGGATACCCGTCGCCATGAAATCATTGATCGTGTGCGCAACGCCTGCACAACCGAAGGCCGTCAGGCCTACTGGGTCTGTACGCTGATTGAAGAGTCAGACCTGCTGGAAGCGCAGGCAGCGGAAGCCACCTGGGAGGAGCTCAAGCTGGCGTTACCGGAGTTGAATATCGGCCTGGTACACGGCCGCATGAAGCCCGCCGAAAAACAGGCGGTGATGCAGGCCTTTAAGCAGGGCGAACTGCATCTGCTGGTCGCCACTACGGTGATTGAGGTGGGGGTCGATGTTCCTAACGCCAGCCTGATGATTATTGAAAACCCGGAGCGACTGGGCCTGGCGCAGTTACACCAGCTCAGAGGGCGCGTTGGCCGTGGCGCGGTCGCATCGCACTGCGTGCTGCTCTATAAATCGCCGCTGTCGAAAACGGCGCAGAAGCGTTTACAGGTATTGCGCGACAGCAACGACGGCTTTGTGATTGCACAAAAAGATTTAGAGATTCGCGGCCCGGGGGAATTACTGGGCACGCGCCAGACGGGTAACGCCGAATTTAAAGTAGCTGATTTGCTGCGCGATCAAGCCATGATCCCCGAAGTTCAGCGTATTGCCCGTCATATTCACGAACGTTATCCACAGCAGGCACAAGCGCTGATTGAGCGCTGGATGCCGGAAACCGAACGTTATTCCAACGCCTAA